Proteins co-encoded in one Micropterus dolomieu isolate WLL.071019.BEF.003 ecotype Adirondacks linkage group LG19, ASM2129224v1, whole genome shotgun sequence genomic window:
- the LOC123957327 gene encoding ephrin-A2-like yields the protein MCWRFFRGDYTVEVAINDYLDIYCPHYEVAEPAERMEHYVLYMVNYDGYTSCDHHRKGFKRWECNRPQSPNGPLKFSEKFQLFTPFSLGFEFRPGHEYYYISSPHPNLAGKPCLKLKIYVKPTSESPLPLAETLSFNSEASTSKAQVLYSHLSSLFNQCSCP from the exons ATGTGTTGGAG GTTCTTCCGGGGCGACTACACGGTGGAGGTGGCCATCAACGACTACCTGGACATCTACTGTCCGCACTACGAGGTGGCGGAGCCCGCCGAGCGCATGGAGCACTACGTGTTGTACATGGTGAACTACGACGGCTACACGAGCTGCGACCACCACAGGAAGGGCTTCAAACGCTGGGAGTGCAACCGGCCCCAGAGCCCCAACGGGCCCCTCAAGTTCTCCGAGAAGTTCCAGCTCTTCACGCCCTTCAGCCTGGGCTTCGAGTTCAGGCCCGGACACGAGTACTACTACATCT CGTCTCCACATCCAAACCTGGCTGGGAAACCCTGTCTGAAGCTCAAAATCTACGTCAAGCCAACCAGTgagtctcctcttcctcttgctGAAACTTTGTCCTTTAATTCTGAAGCTTCGACATCCAAAGCACAAGTTTTATATTCACATCTTTCAAGTCTCTTCAACCAGTGCAGTTGCCCTTAA